A window of Planktothrix sp. FACHB-1365 contains these coding sequences:
- the pheA gene encoding prephenate dehydratase: protein MTVSIAHLGPSGTYAEAAALAYAKSLTQKTGEDAMLCPCSSISQTLWTVAKGDANIGVVPVENSIEGSVTVTLDTLWQIGSLQIQQALILPISHALISQAQNFADIQVVYSHPQGLAQCQGWLEKYLPDVPLIAKNSTTEALDHVRDETHTAVISSLRAAELYQLPVLAYPINDYPDNCTRFWVVSLQPSGAGKYTSLGFSVPANVPGALAKPLAIFADRGINLSRIESRPSKRSLGDYLFFMDLEADSHEPSVKSALAELKTFTETLKVFGSYTLLNLD, encoded by the coding sequence ACCCAAAAAACCGGGGAAGACGCGATGCTATGTCCCTGTTCAAGTATTAGTCAAACCTTATGGACAGTTGCCAAAGGAGATGCCAATATTGGGGTAGTTCCTGTTGAAAATTCCATTGAAGGCAGTGTTACTGTGACCCTGGATACACTGTGGCAAATTGGTTCCCTACAAATTCAACAAGCGTTAATTCTTCCCATTAGCCATGCCTTGATTTCCCAAGCTCAAAACTTTGCTGATATTCAAGTGGTTTATTCTCATCCCCAAGGTTTAGCACAGTGTCAGGGATGGTTAGAAAAATATCTCCCAGATGTGCCATTAATTGCCAAGAATTCAACCACGGAAGCTTTAGATCACGTCAGAGATGAAACTCATACCGCCGTGATCTCGTCTTTACGAGCAGCAGAATTATATCAATTACCTGTTCTGGCTTATCCTATTAACGATTATCCCGATAATTGTACCCGTTTTTGGGTTGTCAGTCTACAACCTTCAGGAGCAGGAAAATATACTTCTTTAGGCTTTAGTGTTCCGGCAAATGTTCCGGGTGCATTAGCAAAACCCTTGGCAATTTTTGCCGATAGAGGGATTAATTTAAGTCGGATTGAATCTCGTCCTAGCAAGCGATCGCTGGGAGATTATCTATTTTTCATGGATTTAGAAGCAGATAGTCATGAACCCTCGGTAAAATCAGCCTTAGCGGAATTAAAAACGTTTACCGAAACCCTAAAAGTTTTTGGAAGTTATACCCTATTAAACCTGGATTAG